A stretch of the Clostridium botulinum genome encodes the following:
- a CDS encoding DUF1667 domain-containing protein — protein MNESKKIFTSIVRIKGSKHNVVPVKSSGPIEKDLLIECSKALSRIHIGAPIKAGDIICRNILNTGVDIICTRSICE, from the coding sequence ATGAATGAATCTAAAAAGATATTTACATCTATTGTAAGAATAAAAGGGTCAAAGCATAATGTTGTTCCAGTAAAAAGTAGTGGGCCAATAGAAAAGGACTTATTAATAGAGTGTTCAAAGGCGTTAAGTAGAATACATATAGGGGCGCCTATAAAAGCTGGAGATATCATATGTAGAAATATTTTAAATACTGGTGTAGATATAATTTGTACTAGGAGTATTTGTGAGTAA
- the serS gene encoding serine--tRNA ligase translates to MLDLKRIRNNPEEIKNIMQNRGEDFDNKLIDDVVALDERRRQILVEVEKLKSKRNSESSQIGKLKKEGKDTSGVMAEMKKLSDEIKAFDVELNEVDEKIKYIMLRIPNIPNPNVPDGKSDEDNVEIRKWGEATKFNFESKAHWDIGVDLGILDFERGGKIAGSRFTIYKGLGARLERAIINYFLDMHTIDHGYTEILPPYMVNRESMTGTGQLPKFEEDAFKVENNGYFLIPTAEVPVTNMYRNEILNAEELPIKHAAYSACFRAEAGSAGRDTRGLVRQHQFNKVELVKFVKPEQSYDELEKLTNDAEDVLKGLGLPYRVVRICKGDLGFTAALKYDIEVWMPSYNRYVEISSCSNFEDFQARRANIRYKDNQKSKPEFIHTLNGSGVAIGRTVAAILENYQNEDGTVTIPEALRPYMRNLEVIK, encoded by the coding sequence ATGTTAGATTTAAAAAGAATAAGAAATAATCCAGAAGAAATTAAAAATATTATGCAAAATAGGGGAGAAGATTTTGATAATAAATTAATAGATGATGTTGTTGCACTTGATGAAAGAAGAAGACAAATATTGGTTGAAGTTGAAAAGTTAAAAAGTAAGAGAAATAGTGAATCATCTCAAATAGGAAAATTAAAAAAAGAAGGCAAAGATACAAGTGGTGTAATGGCTGAGATGAAGAAGCTTTCTGATGAAATTAAAGCTTTTGATGTAGAATTAAATGAAGTAGATGAAAAAATTAAATATATAATGCTTAGAATTCCTAATATCCCAAATCCAAATGTACCAGATGGAAAAAGTGATGAAGATAATGTAGAAATTAGAAAATGGGGAGAAGCAACAAAATTTAATTTCGAATCTAAAGCTCACTGGGATATTGGAGTTGATCTTGGAATACTTGATTTTGAAAGAGGAGGAAAAATAGCTGGTTCAAGATTTACTATCTATAAAGGCTTAGGTGCTAGACTTGAAAGAGCAATTATAAACTACTTCTTAGATATGCATACAATAGATCATGGATATACAGAAATACTTCCACCATACATGGTAAATAGAGAAAGTATGACAGGAACAGGTCAACTTCCTAAATTTGAAGAAGATGCTTTTAAAGTAGAAAACAATGGATATTTTTTAATTCCTACAGCAGAAGTTCCTGTAACAAACATGTATAGAAATGAAATATTAAATGCAGAAGAGCTTCCAATAAAGCATGCAGCTTATAGTGCTTGTTTTAGAGCAGAAGCAGGATCAGCAGGAAGAGATACAAGAGGTCTTGTTCGTCAACATCAATTTAATAAAGTTGAACTTGTTAAATTTGTTAAACCAGAACAATCATACGATGAATTAGAAAAACTAACAAATGATGCGGAAGATGTATTAAAGGGACTTGGATTACCTTATAGAGTAGTTAGAATATGTAAAGGTGATTTAGGATTTACAGCTGCACTTAAGTATGATATAGAAGTTTGGATGCCAAGTTACAATAGATATGTAGAAATATCAAGTTGTAGTAATTTTGAAGATTTCCAAGCAAGACGTGCAAATATAAGATATAAAGATAATCAAAAGAGTAAACCAGAATTTATTCATACTTTAAATGGTTCTGGAGTAGCAATAGGAAGAACTGTAGCAGCAATACTTGAAAACTATCAAAATGAAGATGGAACAGTAACAATTCCAGAAGCTTTAAGACCGTATATGAGAAATTTAGAAGTTATAAAATAA
- a CDS encoding glycerophosphoryl diester phosphodiesterase membrane domain-containing protein: protein MKYFKNEFRKIIEDFKFGWSQFLKYELATKLILTILIMPIFSFSISLLMKNKGASVLANSQILKFGLSKQGVLSLAILYMMAVFVILIEIGGLIVIGSSLIATKREYRFYSILGFCLKKIPKFIGIGGIYAVLFYVAFINFIGMQDYSVFGISLELPGFIQTYIDESTLLLAIELGIVLLIIFLFIRWIFTFHFIILENKSSREALKESWLLVRKNFKKVIKYFITIFILTTILIFIAYFSWSTIIYKLINTFNYNSYWERVFIIAVILIRKFIGFLVFFIFSPLQIHWITRLFYSLRKENNNESSISNIKLKEKPSILNRLFFRKKIIICFSILVVVLLSVMIGFIADDNLDIIQNVKVTAHRGNTLNDPENTLASIKSAIDCKADFAEIDVVQSKDSKVFLSHNFNLKKSTGVDENSWNLSYDDVKKLDGGVITNRMPLLEEAIKLSKGKIKLNIEIKANENEKDIVKNVVKIIEKENFIESCVVTSLDYDTLQKVKKLNPRIKIGYIIYLAKGNVEKLNTDFYSVEESLVSEDLISKAHSMGREVHVWTVNNECNMDKFIELGVDNIITDESEILIQRLKDIKRDSPFKRFLEMILNL, encoded by the coding sequence ATGAAATATTTTAAAAACGAATTTAGAAAAATTATTGAAGATTTTAAATTTGGGTGGAGTCAGTTTCTTAAATATGAATTGGCTACAAAACTTATTTTAACAATACTTATAATGCCCATATTCTCATTTTCAATAAGTTTGCTTATGAAAAATAAAGGAGCATCAGTTCTTGCAAATAGTCAAATATTAAAATTTGGGTTATCAAAGCAAGGAGTATTATCTTTAGCTATTTTATATATGATGGCAGTCTTTGTAATACTTATTGAAATAGGAGGGCTTATAGTAATAGGGAGCTCATTAATAGCTACAAAAAGGGAATATAGATTTTACTCTATATTAGGATTTTGTTTAAAAAAGATTCCTAAATTTATTGGAATAGGTGGAATATATGCAGTATTATTTTATGTAGCATTTATAAATTTCATTGGTATGCAGGACTATTCAGTATTTGGAATATCTTTAGAATTGCCTGGTTTTATACAAACGTATATTGATGAAAGTACATTACTTTTGGCTATAGAACTAGGAATAGTATTGTTGATAATATTTTTATTCATTAGATGGATATTTACATTTCATTTTATAATATTAGAAAATAAATCATCTAGAGAAGCACTAAAAGAAAGTTGGTTACTTGTAAGAAAAAACTTTAAAAAAGTAATAAAATACTTTATTACTATATTTATTTTAACTACTATATTAATTTTTATAGCTTATTTTTCATGGAGTACTATTATTTATAAATTAATAAACACATTTAATTATAATTCCTATTGGGAAAGAGTATTTATAATAGCTGTTATATTAATAAGGAAATTTATTGGATTTTTAGTTTTCTTTATATTTTCACCATTACAAATTCATTGGATAACAAGATTATTTTACTCTTTAAGAAAAGAGAATAACAATGAAAGTTCAATTTCAAATATAAAGCTTAAAGAAAAACCAAGTATATTAAATAGATTATTTTTTAGGAAAAAAATAATAATCTGTTTTTCAATTTTAGTAGTAGTATTGTTAAGTGTAATGATTGGATTTATTGCAGATGATAATTTAGATATAATTCAAAATGTAAAAGTAACAGCACATAGAGGTAATACATTAAATGATCCTGAAAATACTTTGGCATCTATAAAATCAGCTATAGATTGTAAGGCTGACTTTGCAGAAATTGATGTTGTACAAAGTAAAGATAGTAAAGTTTTTTTATCACATAATTTTAATTTAAAAAAATCTACTGGAGTAGATGAAAATTCATGGAATCTATCATATGATGATGTGAAAAAATTAGATGGTGGAGTTATAACAAATAGAATGCCTTTATTAGAAGAAGCAATTAAACTTTCAAAAGGAAAAATAAAATTAAATATTGAAATAAAGGCTAATGAAAATGAAAAAGACATAGTTAAAAATGTAGTAAAAATTATAGAAAAGGAAAATTTCATAGAATCTTGTGTAGTTACTTCATTAGATTATGATACTCTTCAAAAAGTAAAAAAATTAAACCCTAGAATTAAAATAGGATATATAATATATTTAGCTAAAGGAAATGTAGAAAAATTAAATACTGACTTTTATAGTGTAGAAGAATCTTTAGTTTCGGAGGATTTAATTTCTAAAGCTCATTCTATGGGAAGAGAAGTTCATGTTTGGACAGTAAATAATGAATGTAATATGGATAAGTTTATTGAATTAGGTGTTGATAATATAATAACCGATGAATCTGAGATATTAATACAACGATTAAAGGATATTAAAAGAGATTCTCCATTTAAAAGATTTTTAGAAATGATTTTAAATTTATAA
- a CDS encoding MBL fold metallo-hydrolase, whose protein sequence is MRITVIGYWGAYPEKNEATTGYLLQSGDHNILVDCGSGILSKVQEYIPLNKIDSVMLSHYHGDHAADVIPLQYEAGISKKLSKRDKEIQIYGHNLSSEFKELTSKGISNGNKIDDNIEVTIGKLKVTFKWVKHPVPTLAMRFEEEGKVFAYSGDTEWCEGVIDIAKDADLFICETSLYNNQLGKVKGHLTAGEVGKIASMNNVKKLVLSHLPHYGNLDDLVKEAKEEFNGEVYKAYSGLSFEL, encoded by the coding sequence ATGAGAATAACGGTAATTGGATATTGGGGAGCATATCCAGAAAAAAATGAAGCTACAACAGGGTATCTTTTACAAAGTGGAGATCATAATATTTTAGTAGACTGTGGTTCAGGAATATTATCTAAGGTTCAAGAGTATATTCCTTTAAACAAAATTGATTCTGTAATGCTTTCTCATTATCATGGAGATCATGCAGCAGATGTTATTCCTCTTCAATACGAAGCAGGAATTTCTAAAAAATTAAGTAAGAGAGATAAAGAAATTCAAATATATGGTCATAATTTAAGTTCAGAATTTAAGGAATTAACTTCAAAGGGAATAAGTAATGGAAATAAAATCGATGACAATATTGAAGTTACAATAGGAAAATTAAAAGTTACTTTTAAATGGGTTAAACATCCTGTTCCAACCCTAGCAATGAGATTTGAAGAAGAGGGGAAGGTGTTTGCATATAGTGGTGACACTGAATGGTGTGAAGGTGTTATTGATATAGCTAAAGATGCAGATCTTTTTATCTGTGAAACAAGTCTTTATAACAATCAACTTGGAAAAGTAAAAGGTCATCTTACAGCTGGAGAAGTAGGAAAAATAGCCAGCATGAATAATGTTAAAAAATTAGTACTAAGTCATCTACCTCACTATGGAAATTTAGATGACTTAGTTAAAGAAGCAAAAGAAGAATTTAATGGAGAGGTTTATAAGGCGTACTCAGGATTAAGTTTTGAATTATAG
- a CDS encoding phosphatidylserine decarboxylase, whose amino-acid sequence MIKYFNRSDKTYEIEKVAGDNYLKWIYSSPIGLNLLEIIIKKKLFSKFYGKFCNTKYSRKKIDSFIKDFNIDERDFKSSKSNFKSFNDFFYRELKKEARPIDYSKDILISPCDGRLLVYENIDIRNIIQVKNLTYSLEELFKNKKLAEKYIGGTCLLLRLAPVDYHRFHFIDDGMCENAVKIPGSYYSVNPIALEKIPKLFCENKREFSLFHSENFGDVVYVDVGATCVGSIIQTYKPYSKIRKGDEKGYFKFGGSTIILFFEKNRIIVDKDIIEQSMKNIECKVSMGERLGIKL is encoded by the coding sequence ATGATTAAATACTTTAATAGAAGTGATAAAACCTATGAAATAGAAAAAGTAGCCGGCGACAACTATTTAAAATGGATTTATTCCTCACCTATAGGATTAAACCTTTTAGAAATCATTATAAAGAAAAAGTTATTTTCAAAGTTCTACGGTAAGTTTTGCAATACAAAATATAGTAGAAAAAAAATAGATTCATTTATTAAAGACTTTAATATAGATGAAAGAGATTTTAAATCATCTAAGTCCAATTTTAAATCTTTTAATGACTTTTTTTATAGAGAATTGAAAAAAGAAGCTCGTCCTATAGATTATTCTAAAGATATATTAATATCACCTTGTGATGGAAGACTTTTAGTTTATGAGAATATAGATATTAGAAATATTATTCAAGTTAAAAATCTTACATATTCATTAGAAGAACTCTTTAAAAATAAAAAGTTGGCTGAAAAATATATAGGAGGTACTTGTCTTCTTTTAAGATTAGCACCTGTTGACTATCATAGATTTCATTTTATAGATGATGGAATGTGTGAAAATGCTGTTAAAATTCCAGGATCATACTACTCAGTAAATCCTATAGCCCTTGAAAAAATACCAAAGCTATTCTGTGAAAATAAAAGAGAATTTAGTTTATTTCATTCTGAAAACTTTGGAGATGTGGTATACGTTGATGTTGGTGCTACTTGTGTTGGATCTATAATCCAAACATATAAACCTTACTCAAAAATACGTAAAGGCGATGAAAAAGGTTATTTTAAATTTGGAGGCTCTACTATAATTCTATTTTTTGAGAAAAATAGAATTATAGTAGATAAAGATATTATTGAACAGAGTATGAAAAATATAGAATGCAAAGTATCTATGGGGGAAAGACTAGGGATTAAACTATAA
- a CDS encoding YwaF family protein gives MDDNMILYPFSISHIVCITIIFTLCFLIYFYKTTLKKTSNEKFVSHLIAFILILHQISIYTWYIANDKLTLKECLPLYPCRISVILCIIIMYNKSKKIFDLLYFWGIGGATIALLFHDNSLYPFPHYIFIQFFISHGGILISVLFMMFIHNYYPNLNSLKRTFKWTIIYFFITIPTNYIVGSNYCYLRENCNLQIFKYLNQNSIIISLCTMTSFFLLFYLLYLPYKNKISS, from the coding sequence ATGGATGACAATATGATACTATACCCTTTTTCTATTAGTCATATTGTTTGTATAACAATTATATTCACTTTATGCTTTCTTATTTATTTTTATAAAACTACCTTGAAAAAGACTTCTAACGAAAAATTTGTATCTCATCTTATTGCTTTTATTTTAATCCTTCATCAAATCTCTATTTATACATGGTATATCGCTAATGATAAATTAACTTTAAAAGAATGCTTACCATTATATCCTTGTAGAATTTCTGTAATACTATGTATCATAATTATGTATAATAAGTCTAAAAAAATTTTTGACTTACTATATTTCTGGGGAATTGGTGGTGCAACTATAGCTTTATTATTTCACGATAATTCACTTTACCCTTTTCCACATTATATATTCATTCAGTTTTTTATATCACATGGTGGAATTTTAATTTCTGTACTTTTTATGATGTTTATTCATAATTATTATCCTAATTTAAATTCTTTAAAGAGAACATTTAAGTGGACCATTATATATTTTTTTATTACAATACCAACTAATTATATAGTTGGTTCAAACTATTGCTATTTAAGAGAAAATTGTAACTTACAAATATTTAAATATTTAAATCAAAACTCAATAATTATTTCTCTTTGTACTATGACGAGCTTTTTTCTACTATTTTATTTATTATATTTGCCTTATAAAAATAAAATCTCCTCTTAA
- a CDS encoding nucleoside deaminase: protein MEEKFMKFALKEAEIAKNKDEVPVGAVIVKKDKVIASAHNLRETLKDPTAHAEILAIKKACEILGDWRLSECEMYVTLEPCPMCTGAIIQSRIKKIYIGTFDPVAGCCGSVVDLAQNRYLNTMIDVTWIYDKECSKILTNFFKNRRK from the coding sequence ATGGAAGAAAAATTTATGAAGTTTGCTTTGAAAGAGGCTGAAATAGCTAAAAATAAGGATGAAGTTCCTGTAGGTGCTGTAATAGTTAAGAAGGATAAAGTTATAGCATCGGCCCATAATTTAAGAGAAACGTTAAAAGATCCAACTGCACATGCTGAGATTTTAGCAATAAAAAAAGCTTGTGAAATATTAGGGGATTGGAGACTTTCAGAGTGTGAAATGTATGTTACTTTGGAGCCTTGTCCGATGTGTACTGGTGCAATTATTCAATCAAGAATAAAAAAAATATATATAGGTACATTTGATCCTGTAGCAGGTTGTTGTGGTTCAGTTGTGGATTTAGCACAAAATAGATATTTAAATACTATGATTGATGTGACTTGGATATATGATAAAGAATGTAGTAAAATACTAACAAATTTTTTTAAAAACAGAAGAAAATAA
- the dnaX gene encoding DNA polymerase III subunit gamma/tau: MGYTALYREWRPRTFEEVVGQEHITLTLKNQMKNNRIAHAYLFCGTRGTGKTSTAKIFSKAVNCLNPQDGEPCNQCDMCKKINAGLAIDVSEMDAASHNKVDDIRDLIEEVKYPPREGKYKVYIMDEAHMLTQGAVNAFLKTLEEPPENVVFILATTDPQKLPITILSRCQRFDFKRIKSDDILQRLIKITKEQGIFADNKSLSLIARMSDGAMRDALSILDQAISMGNGKVDYEQVINMLGLVTNDNLLKLTNAILDKDVENSIRIIDDVVYGGKDINLFIKDMIHHMRNLMMVKVSQSPEDVLDMSEENINFLKEQSTKIRIEEIMRCIRILQECEEQSKWSKQGRIYLELSIIKMCKIEYDTSKEVLLSRLNKLEKIIKEGNITINTKENNIRDKSSENKSMVKASSVKKQKLDIKEEVIEVNSNSKITVEDVKKSWKDILEIFKAKRHMVLYASLITGNVIQCRGGVITIKYQQQYAFNIKRLEKEDSRRIVEEIFSHELKEKVRIKYIVDKKEDKKSPEEILKEAFGEDLVEIIDE; this comes from the coding sequence ATGGGGTATACTGCTTTATATAGAGAATGGAGACCAAGAACTTTTGAAGAAGTTGTAGGTCAGGAGCATATAACATTAACATTAAAAAATCAAATGAAAAATAATAGAATAGCACATGCATATCTTTTTTGTGGCACAAGAGGTACTGGAAAAACCTCTACTGCAAAAATATTTTCCAAGGCGGTAAATTGTTTAAATCCACAAGATGGTGAGCCATGTAATCAGTGTGATATGTGCAAAAAAATAAATGCAGGACTTGCAATAGATGTATCTGAAATGGATGCAGCATCACACAATAAAGTAGATGATATTAGAGATCTTATAGAAGAAGTTAAATATCCTCCAAGAGAAGGAAAATATAAAGTTTATATAATGGACGAGGCTCATATGTTAACGCAAGGGGCAGTAAATGCTTTTTTAAAGACATTAGAGGAACCTCCAGAAAACGTAGTATTTATTTTAGCAACAACAGATCCTCAGAAATTGCCTATAACAATATTATCAAGATGTCAAAGATTTGATTTTAAAAGAATAAAAAGTGATGATATTCTTCAAAGGCTAATTAAAATAACAAAAGAACAGGGAATATTTGCAGATAATAAAAGTTTAAGTCTTATAGCAAGAATGTCAGATGGAGCTATGAGAGATGCTTTAAGTATATTAGATCAGGCTATATCTATGGGAAATGGAAAAGTAGACTATGAGCAAGTAATAAATATGTTAGGACTTGTGACTAATGATAATTTATTAAAGCTTACAAATGCTATTTTAGATAAAGATGTTGAAAATTCTATTAGGATTATAGATGATGTAGTGTATGGTGGAAAAGATATAAATCTATTTATAAAAGATATGATACATCATATGAGAAATTTAATGATGGTAAAGGTAAGTCAAAGTCCTGAAGATGTATTAGATATGTCTGAAGAAAATATAAATTTCTTAAAAGAACAATCTACAAAAATAAGAATAGAAGAAATAATGAGATGTATAAGAATTCTACAGGAATGCGAAGAACAATCAAAATGGAGTAAGCAAGGAAGAATATATTTAGAACTTTCCATAATAAAAATGTGTAAAATAGAGTATGATACATCTAAGGAAGTTTTATTATCTAGGCTGAATAAGCTAGAAAAGATAATAAAAGAAGGAAATATAACAATAAATACTAAGGAAAATAATATTAGAGATAAATCTAGTGAAAATAAATCTATGGTAAAAGCATCATCAGTGAAGAAACAAAAATTAGATATAAAAGAGGAAGTAATAGAAGTAAATTCTAATTCTAAAATTACTGTTGAAGATGTAAAAAAATCATGGAAAGATATATTAGAAATTTTTAAGGCAAAAAGACATATGGTACTTTATGCTTCACTAATAACAGGGAATGTAATACAATGTAGAGGTGGAGTTATAACAATAAAATATCAACAGCAATATGCTTTTAATATAAAAAGATTAGAAAAAGAAGATAGTCGGAGAATAGTAGAAGAAATATTTTCACATGAACTAAAAGAGAAGGTTAGAATAAAATATATTGTAGATAAAAAAGAGGATAAGAAATCTCCTGAAGAAATATTGAAAGAAGCATTTGGAGAAGATTTAGTAGAAATAATTGATGAATAA
- a CDS encoding YbaB/EbfC family nucleoid-associated protein, which produces MARGGFPGMGGGMNINNLMKQAQKMQQQMQQVQSELEEKEFVASAGGGAITVKANGKKEIISINIEPDVVDPDDVEMLQDLILAACNQVLKTADEETNKEMKKLTGGLNMPGMF; this is translated from the coding sequence ATGGCAAGAGGTGGATTCCCAGGAATGGGTGGCGGAATGAATATAAACAACTTAATGAAACAAGCACAAAAGATGCAACAACAAATGCAGCAAGTTCAATCAGAACTTGAAGAAAAAGAATTTGTAGCATCAGCTGGTGGTGGTGCTATTACTGTTAAAGCTAACGGAAAAAAAGAAATAATTAGTATAAATATTGAACCAGATGTTGTTGACCCAGATGATGTTGAAATGTTACAAGATTTAATATTGGCAGCATGTAATCAAGTTTTAAAGACTGCTGATGAAGAAACAAATAAGGAAATGAAAAAGCTTACAGGTGGTTTAAACATGCCTGGAATGTTCTAG
- the recR gene encoding recombination mediator RecR, which yields MDFYPVAIEKLIEEFAKLPGIGYKTAQRLTLHVLNLPNDEVREFANALVKARGTIRYCSVCGNYTDSDPCAICSNPNRDESIICVVEQPKDIISLEKIREYNGTYHVLHGVISPMSGKGPEDINLKGLITRIKGEVKEVIVATNPNVEGEATAMYISKILKPLGVKVTRIAHGVPVGGDLEYADEVTLSKALEGRVEL from the coding sequence TTGGATTTCTATCCTGTAGCTATAGAAAAATTAATAGAAGAGTTTGCAAAACTACCTGGTATAGGGTATAAAACTGCTCAAAGATTAACATTGCATGTTCTGAATTTACCTAATGATGAAGTGCGAGAATTTGCAAATGCACTAGTAAAGGCAAGAGGAACCATAAGATATTGTTCTGTATGTGGTAATTACACGGATAGTGATCCATGTGCTATATGCTCTAATCCTAATAGAGATGAAAGTATAATATGTGTAGTTGAACAACCTAAAGATATTATATCTTTAGAGAAAATACGAGAATATAATGGAACATATCATGTTCTTCATGGAGTAATATCTCCAATGTCAGGGAAAGGACCTGAAGATATCAATCTAAAGGGTCTTATAACTAGAATTAAAGGAGAAGTAAAGGAAGTTATTGTAGCTACAAATCCTAATGTAGAAGGAGAAGCTACAGCAATGTATATATCTAAAATTTTAAAACCGTTAGGCGTTAAAGTTACAAGAATTGCTCATGGAGTTCCTGTAGGCGGAGATTTAGAATATGCAGATGAAGTAACTCTTTCTAAAGCCTTAGAAGGAAGAGTGGAATTATAA
- a CDS encoding pro-sigmaK processing inhibitor BofA family protein yields the protein MEYIGYFMIGIILLYVVVKLLAWPIKILYKLIINGVLGVVLLLVVNFIGGNVGITIGINPWSALIAGFFGIPGVIFLIIFKFFL from the coding sequence ATGGAGTACATAGGATATTTTATGATAGGGATTATATTGTTATATGTTGTGGTAAAACTACTAGCATGGCCAATAAAAATATTATATAAACTTATTATAAATGGAGTTTTAGGTGTAGTTCTTCTTTTAGTTGTGAATTTTATCGGAGGTAATGTTGGTATAACAATAGGTATAAATCCATGGTCGGCGCTAATAGCTGGTTTTTTTGGTATACCGGGGGTTATATTTTTGATTATTTTTAAATTCTTTTTATAA
- the sfsA gene encoding DNA/RNA nuclease SfsA has translation MKINNNIIKAKFIKRPNRFIAYVQLNNEEIKVHVPNTGRCKEILIPGTTVILREGTNPNRKTKYDLIAAYKEDELINIDSQIPNAVVEEALKNKKIKNLSKFYNMKREQVFGNSRFDFKLWDHKGNEYYLEVKGVTFEKDGYCMFPDAPTDRGTRHLLELIDVKKSGKNAGVLFLVQFNGANQFSPYEKIDEKFAESLRLAHREGVDIFCYDCNVGEDYIELNKNVDIKL, from the coding sequence ATGAAAATCAATAATAATATTATAAAAGCAAAATTTATAAAAAGACCTAATAGATTTATAGCATATGTTCAGTTGAATAATGAAGAAATAAAAGTTCATGTACCGAATACTGGGAGATGTAAGGAAATTCTTATACCAGGTACTACTGTAATTTTAAGAGAAGGTACAAATCCTAATAGAAAAACTAAATATGATCTAATAGCGGCATACAAAGAAGATGAATTAATAAATATAGATTCTCAAATACCAAATGCAGTAGTAGAGGAAGCTTTAAAAAATAAAAAAATAAAAAATCTTAGTAAATTTTATAACATGAAAAGGGAACAAGTATTTGGAAATAGTAGATTTGATTTTAAACTATGGGACCATAAAGGCAACGAATATTATTTAGAAGTTAAAGGAGTAACTTTTGAAAAAGATGGCTATTGTATGTTCCCGGATGCACCAACAGATAGAGGTACAAGACATTTATTAGAACTTATAGATGTAAAAAAATCAGGAAAAAATGCAGGAGTATTATTTCTAGTACAATTTAATGGTGCAAATCAGTTTTCTCCCTATGAGAAAATAGATGAAAAATTTGCTGAAAGCTTAAGACTAGCGCATAGAGAAGGCGTAGATATTTTTTGCTATGATTGTAATGTTGGAGAAGATTATATAGAGCTTAATAAAAATGTAGATATAAAATTATAG
- a CDS encoding NAD(+) diphosphatase, translated as MKYRFCPICGRELDIRNSWDEGDVPYCPVDDVMFFDLPKPCIVVAVLKGNEVLLMKQSYIFKNSKVLVSGYVNVGENVEETVIREVKEETGITINNLKYLGSDVVKSSELLMLTFMANYVQGDIVKSKEVEWVDWSNINNAISEMSEDEIGKAVIRKVLKEKEEFINKL; from the coding sequence ATGAAGTATAGATTCTGTCCTATATGTGGAAGGGAATTAGATATACGTAATAGTTGGGATGAAGGCGATGTACCATATTGTCCAGTAGATGATGTAATGTTTTTTGATTTGCCTAAGCCATGTATAGTTGTGGCAGTTTTAAAAGGCAATGAAGTTCTTTTAATGAAACAAAGTTATATATTTAAAAATTCTAAAGTTTTAGTATCTGGATATGTTAATGTAGGTGAGAATGTAGAGGAAACAGTTATAAGAGAAGTAAAAGAGGAAACTGGAATAACAATAAATAATTTAAAATATCTTGGAAGTGATGTTGTAAAATCATCAGAACTTTTAATGTTAACTTTTATGGCTAATTATGTACAAGGTGACATTGTAAAATCAAAAGAAGTAGAGTGGGTCGATTGGAGTAATATAAATAACGCTATTTCTGAGATGAGTGAAGACGAAATTGGTAAAGCTGTAATTAGAAAGGTACTAAAAGAGAAAGAAGAATTTATTAATAAGTTATAA